A region of Sugiyamaella lignohabitans strain CBS 10342 chromosome A, complete sequence DNA encodes the following proteins:
- the OCA6 gene encoding Oca6p (Cytoplasmic protein required for replication of Brome mosaic virus; S. cerevisiae is a model system for studying positive-strand RNA virus replication; null mutation confers sensitivity to tunicamycin and DTT; GO_component: GO:0005737 - cytoplasm [Evidence IEA,IEA]; GO_component: GO:0005737 - cytoplasm [Evidence IDA] [PMID 14562095]; GO_function: GO:0016787 - hydrolase activity [Evidence IEA]; GO_function: GO:0003674 - molecular_function [Evidence ND]; GO_function: GO:0004721 - phosphoprotein phosphatase activity [Evidence IEA]; GO_function: GO:0004725 - protein tyrosine phosphatase activity [Evidence IEA]; GO_process: GO:0008150 - biological_process [Evidence ND]; GO_process: GO:0016311 - dephosphorylation [Evidence IEA]; GO_process: GO:0008152 - metabolic process [Evidence IEA]; GO_process: GO:0035335 - peptidyl-tyrosine dephosphorylation [Evidence IEA]): MTTSITTVKENEGLREKRIIAPLRFGLVQPNLYRGSYPQPHSVEFLKRLGLKSIVSLTPEPLQIPEVIQFANENSIKLIHIECGEAKSKSKKKRGVPVQHDVAQQAVELMINADVAPMYIHCLNGSQVTCLVIACLRKLSFWSMASIAEEFLRYSELEAADEGFIEKFRAEISVPPSTVPWMWKGLSKTGVVRNHPTLKISETPKEQKEYKEANEAPESSEPVQ, translated from the coding sequence ATGACTACCTCCATCACAACtgtcaaagaaaatgaaggCTTGAGGGAAAAGAGGATAATTGCACCACTGCGGTTTGGTCTAGTTCAACCAAATTTATATCGTGGAAGCTACCCCCAACCTCATAGTGTCGAGTTTCTTAAACGGCTAGGTTTGAAGAGTATCGTTTCGTTGACACCAGAACCTTTGCAAATCCCAGAAGTTATTCAATTTGCAAATGAAAATTCTATCAAGTTGATTCATATCGAATGTGGAGAGGCTAAGTCAAAGtctaaaaagaaaagaggtGTCCCGGTCCAACATGATGTAGCACAGCAAGCTGTCGAGCTCATGATCAACGCTGACGTAGCTCCAATGTATATACATTGTCTGAATGGATCTCAAGTTACTTGTCTGGTCATTGCATGTCTTCGTAAACTTAGTTTCTGGTCCATGGCATCCATTGCAGAGGAATTTTTACGATACTCTGAGCTAGAAGCTGCGGATGAGGGCTTTATAGAAAAGTTCCGGGCAGAGATTTCCGTGCCACCATCCACGGTTCCGTGGATGTGGAAGGGATTATCAAAAACAGGTGTTGTTCGTAATCATCCAACTTTAAAGATCAGTGAAACCccaaaagagcaaaaagaGTACAAAGAAGCGAATGAAGCTCCAGAATCAAGTGAGCCAGTTCAATGA